In Saccharothrix syringae, the following are encoded in one genomic region:
- a CDS encoding flavin reductase family protein, whose amino-acid sequence MTDLRTALRDFPQAVGIVTAAGAEGPVGVTVSSFTSASLDPPMVVVWIGEGASAWPVLRTAPLFAVHLLHAGQTALSDLFATAGADRFGPATNWTADVDGVPHLLDAPLRLLCRTARRIAVGDHVALVGEPLEVRHHTGSPPLVRFRGRYTSVA is encoded by the coding sequence ATGACCGACCTGCGCACGGCGCTGCGCGACTTCCCGCAGGCGGTGGGCATCGTCACCGCGGCCGGCGCCGAGGGCCCGGTGGGGGTGACGGTCAGCTCGTTCACGTCCGCGAGCCTGGACCCGCCGATGGTCGTGGTGTGGATCGGCGAGGGCGCGTCGGCGTGGCCGGTCCTGCGCACCGCGCCCCTGTTCGCGGTCCACCTGCTGCACGCGGGCCAGACCGCCCTGTCCGACCTGTTCGCCACCGCCGGCGCGGACCGCTTCGGCCCGGCCACGAACTGGACCGCCGACGTCGACGGCGTGCCCCACCTGCTGGACGCGCCGCTGCGCCTGCTCTGCCGCACGGCCCGCCGGATCGCCGTCGGCGACCACGTGGCCCTGGTGGGCGAACCGCTGGAGGTCCGGCACCACACCGGCAGCCCGCCGCTGGTCCGCTTCCGCGGCCGGTACACCTCGGTCGCCTGA
- a CDS encoding adenosine deaminase family protein: MRTLRTSSVGPAVAAVGLLASGALAGAPPASATTPPEVAVERHLDSIRADPARLDAFLRELPKGGDLHTHLSGAVTTETLIDLAAQDGMCIHVTTHVAAAGPCGPEQRPAADAQGDPAFRAEVIGAWSMEGFQPGGGESGHDHFFAAFGKTGAITGPHRPEMLADVLDKAGRQRESYMETMTTRQGSAVFELARGIEFTEDFAELRRRVLADGRLAAIVAAARQETDRDEARYRELLRCGTAQASPGCGVTLRYIHQVGRTNDPAVVFTYMVYGFELAEADHRNVALNLVQPEDAEVALRDYRLHMRMLDHLRGAYAKGHITLHAGELAPGLVKPEELTYHIREAVEVGHAERVGHAVDVLHEDRWPALMRTMRQRHVMVESPLTSNAQILEVSGEEHPFPTYRAFGVPITLATDDEGISRTDLTREYVRATTDYRLGYRSLKTIARTSLDHAFLEGERLWRGPDDYVLTGACARDRAGSPRPSASCRAFLERNPKAKLQWAQEAAFTDFERRHR; encoded by the coding sequence GTGCGCACACTTCGGACCAGCTCAGTCGGACCGGCGGTCGCGGCCGTCGGACTGCTCGCGTCGGGTGCGCTCGCCGGCGCGCCCCCGGCGTCCGCGACGACGCCGCCGGAGGTCGCGGTCGAGCGCCACCTCGACTCGATCCGCGCCGACCCGGCCCGCCTCGACGCGTTCCTGCGCGAGTTACCCAAGGGCGGCGACCTGCACACCCACCTGTCCGGCGCCGTCACCACGGAGACGTTGATCGACCTCGCCGCGCAGGACGGCATGTGCATCCACGTGACCACCCACGTGGCCGCCGCCGGCCCGTGCGGCCCGGAGCAGCGCCCGGCGGCGGACGCGCAGGGCGACCCGGCGTTCCGCGCCGAGGTGATCGGCGCGTGGTCGATGGAGGGCTTCCAACCCGGGGGAGGGGAGAGCGGGCACGACCACTTCTTCGCCGCGTTCGGCAAGACCGGCGCCATCACCGGCCCGCACCGCCCCGAGATGCTGGCCGACGTGCTCGACAAGGCGGGCAGGCAGCGCGAGTCGTACATGGAGACCATGACCACCCGGCAGGGCTCCGCGGTGTTCGAGCTGGCCCGGGGCATCGAGTTCACCGAGGACTTCGCCGAGCTGCGCCGGCGCGTCCTGGCCGACGGCAGGCTGGCCGCGATCGTGGCGGCGGCCCGCCAGGAGACCGACCGCGACGAGGCCCGCTACCGCGAGCTGCTGCGCTGCGGCACCGCGCAGGCGTCACCGGGCTGCGGGGTGACCCTGCGCTACATCCACCAGGTGGGTCGCACCAACGACCCGGCCGTGGTGTTCACCTACATGGTCTACGGCTTCGAGCTGGCCGAGGCGGACCACCGCAACGTCGCGCTGAACCTGGTGCAGCCGGAGGACGCCGAGGTGGCCCTCCGCGACTACCGGCTGCACATGAGGATGCTGGACCACCTGCGCGGTGCCTACGCCAAGGGGCACATCACGCTGCACGCCGGCGAGCTGGCACCCGGCCTGGTCAAGCCCGAGGAGCTGACCTACCACATCCGCGAGGCCGTGGAGGTCGGCCACGCCGAGCGCGTCGGCCACGCCGTGGACGTCCTGCACGAGGACCGCTGGCCGGCGCTGATGCGCACCATGCGCCAGCGGCACGTGATGGTGGAGAGCCCGCTGACCAGCAACGCCCAGATTTTAGAGGTGTCCGGCGAGGAGCACCCGTTCCCGACCTACCGGGCGTTCGGCGTGCCGATCACCCTGGCCACCGACGACGAGGGCATCTCCCGCACCGACCTGACCCGCGAGTACGTCCGGGCCACCACCGACTACCGGTTGGGCTACCGGTCGTTGAAGACCATCGCCCGCACCTCGCTGGACCACGCCTTCCTCGAAGGCGAGCGCCTGTGGCGAGGCCCGGACGACTACGTGCTCACCGGTGCCTGCGCCCGCGACCGGGCCGGGTCGCCGAGGCCGAGCGCATCGTGCCGGGCGTTCCTGGAGCGCAACCCCAAGGCGAAGCTGCAGTGGGCGCAGGAGGCCGCCTTCACCGACTTCGAACGCCGCCACCGCTGA
- a CDS encoding NPP1 family protein, whose protein sequence is MTDRARSTSRAGRTARRLLSALAGATLLAVLVPGAAWADPPQALPGNAAAADAKWQPAFDYDTDGCYPTPAISPTGAVATGLKNSGALNGQCRDQSDLDNTNSYSRSKCNNGWCAYLYDLYFEKDQAVAGIDCCGHRHDIEHVVVWVSNDQAQYVSTSAHGKYSTYPRSQVAWEGTHPKIVYHKDGLSTHCFRLASASEAPENHYGTWQYPDLVSWDGYPAGIRDILVNADFGSASLAIKDSAFNHNLSQAKPSGIPFDPNA, encoded by the coding sequence ATGACGGACCGCGCCCGGAGCACTTCCCGCGCGGGGAGGACCGCCAGGAGACTGCTGAGCGCGCTGGCGGGCGCCACCCTGCTCGCGGTGCTCGTGCCGGGTGCCGCCTGGGCCGACCCGCCGCAGGCCCTGCCGGGCAACGCCGCGGCCGCCGACGCCAAGTGGCAGCCCGCGTTCGACTACGACACCGACGGCTGCTACCCGACCCCGGCGATCTCGCCGACCGGCGCGGTGGCCACCGGCCTGAAGAACTCCGGCGCACTCAACGGCCAGTGCCGCGACCAGTCCGACCTGGACAACACCAACTCGTACTCGCGCTCCAAGTGCAACAACGGCTGGTGCGCCTACCTCTACGACCTGTACTTCGAGAAGGACCAGGCCGTCGCGGGCATCGACTGCTGCGGGCACCGCCACGACATCGAGCACGTCGTGGTGTGGGTCAGCAACGACCAGGCGCAGTACGTCTCCACCTCCGCGCACGGCAAGTACTCGACCTACCCGCGCTCCCAGGTCGCCTGGGAGGGCACGCACCCGAAGATCGTCTACCACAAGGACGGCCTGAGCACCCACTGCTTCCGCCTGGCGAGCGCGAGCGAGGCGCCCGAGAACCACTACGGCACCTGGCAGTACCCGGACCTGGTGAGCTGGGACGGCTACCCGGCCGGCATCCGCGACATCCTGGTCAACGCCGACTTCGGCAGCGCGAGCCTGGCGATCAAGGACAGCGCGTTCAACCACAACCTGTCCCAGGCCAAGCCGAGCGGCATCCCGTTCGACCCCAACGCCTGA
- a CDS encoding DUF3040 domain-containing protein, with translation MGLSDHEQRALAEIERQLAADDPRFAARLARARSAVRVPKPVRSAVVLLAAYSLGLVTIIAGVTLASPALITLGAVITAALPVRVAVRAWRQQPPAAMPPRVRA, from the coding sequence ATGGGACTCTCGGACCACGAGCAACGCGCACTGGCGGAGATCGAGCGACAACTGGCCGCCGACGACCCCCGCTTCGCCGCCCGGCTCGCCCGCGCCCGCTCGGCGGTGCGCGTCCCGAAGCCGGTGCGGTCGGCAGTGGTGCTGCTCGCCGCCTACTCGCTGGGCCTGGTGACCATCATCGCCGGGGTGACCCTGGCGTCACCAGCCCTGATCACGCTCGGTGCTGTCATCACCGCGGCGCTACCCGTTCGGGTGGCGGTCCGCGCCTGGCGCCAGCAACCGCCCGCGGCCATGCCACCCCGCGTCCGCGCCTGA
- a CDS encoding S8 family peptidase: protein MKRRSRLVAGIAALTAAMATAPLGTGGAAAAPAAPPTPEARAVSGGQWVTLITGHRVRVSRGADGRWALLTEPAAGGGATAFAQYARPRGADTDLYAVPREAMALVRAGTLDPELFNVTGLVRQGYDDARSDAVPLLVEHAEVAAFSAPAGASVDRELPDLGLTAVAERKADARRFWSAITGGAPGAARLAAGAERIWLNQRVRASLDVSVPQIGAPAAWAAGLTGRGVTVAVLDTGYDDAHPDLAGRVAVSRDFSGTGSARDGNGHGTHVASTIAGSGAASGGRYRGVAPDARLAVGKVLDDSGQGQTDDVIAGMRWAAAEVGADVVNLSLGSSPTDGTDPTSRALNTLSEQHGTLFVVAAGNYGSDEAVGSPASADAALAVGSVTKAGALSEFSSRGPRLTDAAVKPEIAAPGSDIVAARAAGTRLGDPVDEHYTRLSGTSMATPHTAGAAAILAQRYPDWTGDRLKAGLVGTAAPVAGAGVFAVGGGLVDLARATAQQVRSSPGTVNAFLKWPGTKPVERVVTYTNPTGAPIALALELGLADGQGHAPPAGLAVLSATGVTVPAGGQASVALTLTPRSGAPGVYSGVLTATSADGTRLRTPVAVHDEPERYDLTVAVKDRDGTDLGAGSRADVMVVGLDDGAVGFAAPGETIRVPAGRYAVVGLAETPRPGGTSPVSTFVDPDVRVSRTTALAFDLRRGKRVSRTTDQPAARAGVHRSLHRFEVTDQPDRPVGFAVLADPRFTEQYAQSEERRFVPWYGYADNLRLQEAELELFAEGPQRFEVPVGWLRGSPTPSGTRRLAAVHGGQGRPEDLAGVDAKDKLVVLELPGETTYEEVYARIRAVKDAGGAAVAVGVLEESAGAARLDDEVPAALPTLRLYDAPGKRFAELAARGGLTATFTARTSSAHRYELSYPSPGQLPRQLTTVARTADLAAVRMAYHGGTEQEPPIISAWAEALGGEIGTGWGSAGVAHAERVEYFTPGRWRIGVGGWWAAAGTAYERATLEGGKSYRMRWHAAVAAPGFTGTTDNELGRDHPWVWRTGYLLDVTVPFFTDAAGHARAAEPFFGYDRGSTALHRDGRVVGTQDQPGRGVFVLPVEDATYRLTADVSREAPWWPLSTRVSGTWTFRSGFRQGPGGALPLLSVGYAPAVDLHNAAPAGRFSFPVAVSRQDGPHETRSLELEVSFDDGATWAPAPLTRDGAGWTATVDNPAGAFASLRARASDADGNAVEQTVIRAYRVG, encoded by the coding sequence ATGAAACGACGATCGCGGCTGGTCGCGGGCATCGCCGCGCTGACCGCCGCCATGGCGACCGCACCGCTGGGGACGGGTGGCGCGGCGGCGGCACCGGCGGCACCGCCGACGCCGGAGGCCCGCGCGGTGAGCGGCGGGCAGTGGGTCACCCTGATCACCGGGCACCGGGTGCGGGTCTCGCGCGGCGCGGACGGCCGGTGGGCGCTGCTCACCGAACCGGCGGCGGGCGGCGGGGCCACCGCGTTCGCCCAGTACGCCAGGCCCCGCGGCGCCGACACCGACCTGTACGCGGTGCCGCGGGAGGCGATGGCGCTGGTGCGGGCCGGGACGCTGGACCCGGAGCTGTTCAACGTCACCGGCCTGGTCCGGCAGGGCTACGACGACGCGCGCAGCGACGCGGTGCCGCTGCTGGTCGAGCACGCGGAGGTGGCGGCGTTCAGCGCCCCGGCGGGCGCCTCGGTCGACCGGGAGCTGCCGGACCTGGGCCTGACCGCGGTGGCCGAGCGCAAGGCCGACGCGCGCCGCTTCTGGTCGGCGATCACGGGCGGCGCGCCCGGCGCGGCGCGGTTGGCCGCCGGTGCCGAGCGGATCTGGCTCAACCAGCGGGTCCGGGCGTCGCTGGACGTCAGCGTCCCGCAGATCGGCGCGCCCGCCGCGTGGGCCGCCGGGCTGACCGGGCGGGGTGTCACGGTGGCCGTGCTGGACACCGGCTACGACGACGCGCACCCCGACCTGGCCGGCCGGGTCGCGGTCAGCCGGGACTTCAGCGGCACGGGCAGCGCGCGGGACGGCAACGGGCACGGCACGCACGTGGCCTCCACCATCGCCGGGTCCGGCGCCGCCTCGGGCGGCAGGTACAGGGGCGTCGCGCCCGACGCGCGGCTGGCCGTCGGCAAGGTGCTCGACGACAGCGGCCAGGGCCAGACCGACGACGTCATCGCCGGCATGCGGTGGGCCGCCGCGGAGGTCGGGGCCGACGTGGTGAACCTGAGCCTGGGCTCGTCGCCCACCGACGGCACCGACCCGACCTCGCGGGCCCTCAACACCCTGAGCGAGCAGCACGGCACGCTGTTCGTGGTGGCGGCCGGGAACTACGGCAGCGACGAGGCGGTCGGCAGCCCCGCGTCGGCCGACGCGGCGCTCGCGGTCGGCAGCGTCACCAAGGCCGGCGCCCTGTCGGAGTTCTCCAGCCGCGGCCCGCGCCTGACCGACGCCGCGGTCAAGCCGGAGATCGCCGCGCCGGGCTCGGACATCGTCGCGGCCAGGGCCGCGGGCACGCGGCTCGGCGACCCGGTGGACGAGCACTACACCAGGCTGTCCGGCACGTCGATGGCCACCCCGCACACCGCGGGCGCGGCCGCGATCCTGGCCCAGCGGTACCCCGACTGGACCGGTGACCGCCTCAAGGCGGGCCTGGTGGGCACGGCGGCGCCGGTGGCGGGCGCCGGCGTGTTCGCGGTCGGCGGCGGCCTGGTCGACCTCGCGCGGGCCACCGCGCAGCAGGTCCGGTCCTCGCCCGGCACGGTCAACGCCTTCCTGAAGTGGCCGGGCACCAAGCCGGTCGAGCGCGTGGTGACCTACACCAACCCCACCGGCGCGCCGATCGCCCTGGCGCTGGAGCTGGGCCTCGCCGACGGCCAGGGCCACGCCCCGCCCGCCGGGCTGGCCGTCCTGTCCGCGACCGGGGTGACGGTCCCGGCGGGCGGGCAGGCGAGCGTCGCGCTGACCCTCACCCCGCGGTCCGGCGCGCCGGGCGTCTACAGCGGCGTGCTCACCGCGACCTCCGCGGACGGCACCCGGCTGCGCACCCCGGTGGCCGTGCACGACGAGCCGGAGAGGTACGACCTGACCGTGGCGGTGAAGGACCGCGACGGCACCGACCTCGGCGCCGGCTCCCGGGCCGACGTGATGGTGGTCGGCCTCGACGACGGCGCGGTGGGCTTCGCCGCGCCGGGGGAGACGATCCGGGTGCCCGCGGGCAGGTACGCGGTGGTCGGCCTCGCCGAGACGCCCAGGCCGGGCGGGACGTCCCCGGTGAGCACCTTCGTCGACCCGGACGTGCGGGTGTCGCGCACCACCGCGCTCGCGTTCGACCTGCGCAGGGGCAAGCGGGTCTCGCGCACCACCGACCAACCGGCCGCGCGCGCCGGCGTGCACCGGTCGCTGCACCGGTTCGAGGTCACCGACCAGCCCGACCGCCCGGTGGGCTTCGCCGTCCTGGCCGACCCCCGCTTCACCGAGCAGTACGCCCAGTCGGAGGAGCGCAGGTTCGTGCCCTGGTACGGCTACGCCGACAACCTCCGGTTGCAGGAAGCCGAGCTGGAGCTGTTCGCCGAGGGGCCGCAGCGGTTCGAGGTACCCGTGGGCTGGCTCCGCGGGTCGCCGACGCCGAGCGGCACCCGGCGGCTGGCGGCGGTGCACGGCGGCCAGGGCAGGCCGGAGGACCTGGCGGGCGTCGACGCGAAGGACAAGCTGGTCGTGCTGGAACTGCCCGGCGAGACCACCTACGAGGAGGTCTACGCGCGGATCCGGGCCGTGAAGGACGCGGGTGGCGCGGCGGTGGCGGTGGGCGTCCTGGAGGAGTCCGCCGGGGCGGCTCGGCTGGACGACGAGGTGCCGGCCGCGCTGCCGACGCTGCGGCTGTACGACGCGCCGGGCAAGCGGTTCGCCGAGCTGGCCGCGCGGGGCGGGCTGACGGCCACCTTCACCGCCAGGACCTCCAGCGCCCACCGGTACGAGCTGTCCTACCCGTCGCCCGGTCAGCTGCCCCGGCAGCTGACCACGGTGGCCAGGACCGCCGACCTCGCCGCGGTGCGCATGGCCTACCACGGCGGCACCGAGCAGGAGCCGCCGATCATCTCCGCCTGGGCCGAGGCCCTGGGCGGCGAGATCGGCACCGGCTGGGGCTCGGCGGGCGTCGCGCACGCCGAGCGCGTCGAGTACTTCACGCCCGGCCGGTGGCGCATCGGGGTCGGCGGCTGGTGGGCCGCCGCGGGCACCGCGTACGAGCGGGCCACCCTGGAGGGCGGCAAGTCCTACCGGATGCGGTGGCACGCCGCCGTGGCCGCGCCCGGGTTCACCGGCACGACCGACAACGAGCTGGGCCGGGACCACCCGTGGGTCTGGCGCACCGGCTACCTGCTCGACGTCACGGTGCCCTTCTTCACCGACGCGGCCGGGCACGCCAGGGCGGCCGAGCCGTTCTTCGGCTACGACAGGGGTTCCACCGCCCTGCACCGGGACGGCCGCGTCGTCGGCACGCAGGACCAGCCGGGGCGCGGCGTGTTCGTGCTGCCGGTCGAGGACGCCACCTACCGGCTCACCGCCGACGTCAGCCGGGAGGCGCCGTGGTGGCCGCTGTCCACGAGGGTCAGCGGCACCTGGACGTTCCGCTCCGGGTTCCGCCAGGGACCGGGCGGGGCCCTGCCGCTGCTGTCGGTGGGCTACGCGCCCGCCGTGGACCTGCACAACGCGGCACCGGCCGGGCGGTTCTCCTTCCCGGTCGCGGTGAGCAGGCAGGACGGGCCGCACGAGACGCGGTCGCTTGAGCTGGAGGTCTCGTTCGACGACGGCGCCACCTGGGCGCCCGCCCCGCTCACCCGGGACGGCGCGGGCTGGACGGCGACCGTGGACAACCCGGCGGGCGCGTTCGCCTCGTTGCGCGCCAGGGCGTCCGACGCCGACGGCAACGCCGTCGAGCAGACCGTGATCCGGGCGTACCGGGTCGGCTGA
- a CDS encoding NADPH-dependent FMN reductase produces MSQPLVVGTLVGNPRPASRTRTAALALSEAVRRAAGTAVAPDGPLVDAAELAPSVFEPGATAVREALDRLAAADVLVVASPTYKATYTGLLKAVLDQAPGNWLRGRTAVPLLVAAADRHALAVELHLKPLLAELGAAVPGRGVFVNEAELAADREELVVLLGDRLVEAGWFATPVGVAP; encoded by the coding sequence ATGAGCCAGCCACTCGTCGTCGGCACCCTGGTCGGCAACCCCCGCCCAGCGTCCCGCACGCGCACCGCCGCGCTCGCCCTGTCCGAGGCGGTCCGCCGCGCGGCGGGCACCGCGGTGGCCCCCGACGGGCCGCTGGTGGACGCGGCGGAGCTGGCGCCCTCGGTGTTCGAGCCGGGCGCGACGGCCGTGCGGGAGGCGTTGGACCGCCTGGCGGCGGCCGACGTGCTGGTGGTGGCGTCACCGACGTACAAGGCGACGTACACGGGTCTGCTCAAGGCGGTCCTCGACCAGGCGCCCGGCAACTGGCTGCGCGGCCGGACCGCGGTGCCGCTGCTGGTGGCCGCCGCCGACCGGCACGCCCTGGCCGTCGAGCTGCACCTCAAGCCGCTGCTGGCGGAGCTGGGCGCGGCCGTGCCGGGGCGGGGCGTGTTCGTCAACGAGGCCGAGCTGGCCGCGGACCGGGAGGAGCTGGTCGTCCTGCTCGGCGACCGGCTGGTCGAGGCGGGGTGGTTCGCGACACCGGTGGGGGTGGCACCATGA
- a CDS encoding cytochrome P450 — MTVQLPFTQEDPLRFPPALSELIGSGSVHRIRTVVGDEGWLVTDYNLVRTLLSDDRLGRAHPAPETAARAGASALFGGPMGDFDTERTDHARLRRLLQPHFTPGRMRALRPRVEAITEQLIDEMARRTPPVDLNDALALPLPILVICELIGVPYADRADFRAWSEAAGDIRDGARSLEGLGKLYEYGRQLIASKHREPGDDVLSRLCQDEDVSDEEAAVLSMSLLFAGHETTVVQIGMGALGLLANPDQWRALRDDPDLVPNAVDEIMRIPGTSGGGVPRYARTDLEIDGVAVKTGDLVLLDIGAANHDPEVFPDPNRVDVTRRAAHHLSFGHGSHYCIGAPLARIELQAVFSRLPVRFPDMRPAVPLEELTMRQDALTGGLTSLPVTW, encoded by the coding sequence ATGACCGTCCAGCTGCCCTTCACCCAGGAAGACCCGCTCCGCTTCCCGCCCGCGCTGAGCGAGCTGATCGGCAGCGGCTCCGTGCACCGGATCCGCACGGTGGTCGGTGACGAGGGCTGGCTGGTCACCGACTACAACCTGGTGCGCACCCTGCTCTCGGACGACCGGCTGGGCCGGGCCCACCCCGCCCCCGAGACCGCGGCCCGCGCCGGCGCGTCGGCGCTGTTCGGCGGCCCGATGGGCGACTTCGACACCGAACGCACCGACCACGCCCGCCTGCGGCGCCTGCTCCAACCGCACTTCACGCCCGGCCGCATGCGCGCGCTCCGACCGCGCGTCGAGGCCATCACCGAGCAGCTGATCGACGAGATGGCGCGCCGCACCCCGCCGGTCGACCTGAACGACGCGCTCGCGCTGCCGCTGCCCATCCTGGTGATCTGCGAGCTGATCGGAGTGCCCTACGCCGACCGCGCCGACTTCCGGGCCTGGAGCGAGGCGGCGGGCGACATCCGCGACGGCGCCCGGTCCCTGGAGGGCCTGGGCAAGCTGTACGAGTACGGCAGGCAGCTGATCGCGAGCAAGCACCGCGAGCCGGGCGACGACGTGCTCTCGCGGCTGTGCCAGGACGAGGACGTCAGCGACGAGGAAGCCGCGGTGCTGTCGATGTCGCTGCTCTTCGCCGGGCACGAGACGACGGTCGTGCAGATCGGCATGGGCGCGCTGGGGCTGCTGGCCAACCCCGACCAGTGGCGGGCGCTGCGCGACGACCCCGACCTGGTCCCGAACGCGGTCGACGAGATCATGCGCATCCCGGGCACCAGCGGGGGAGGGGTGCCGCGGTACGCGCGGACCGACCTGGAGATCGACGGCGTGGCGGTCAAGACCGGTGACCTGGTGCTGCTCGACATCGGCGCGGCCAACCACGACCCGGAGGTCTTCCCCGACCCGAACCGGGTGGACGTGACCCGCCGGGCCGCGCACCACCTGTCGTTCGGCCACGGGTCCCACTACTGCATCGGCGCGCCCCTGGCCCGCATCGAGTTGCAGGCCGTCTTCTCGCGCCTGCCCGTCCGGTTCCCGGACATGAGGCCGGCCGTGCCGCTGGAGGAGCTGACGATGCGCCAGGACGCCCTGACCGGCGGCCTGACCTCACTGCCGGTTACCTGGTGA